AATTATTATGATTCCAGCAGGTTATTTAGCTTCTAAGGGAAGTCTTGATATATCTCTTGTGATTTTATCTGGTGTTTTAGGCAGTATTTTAGGGGCTTCCCTAAATTATTTTTTAGCAAAAATATTTTGTTTAAAATCATTGCAAAAATTAGGTAAGTATTTTTTTATTTCTAATAAAA
This genomic window from Alphaproteobacteria bacterium contains:
- a CDS encoding DedA family protein; this encodes MIEYIFSIINNITLIIELYGYIIILLLMMIESSFIPFPSEIIMIPAGYLASKGSLDISLVILSGVLGSILGASLNYFLAKIFCLKSLQKLGKYFFISNK